A single genomic interval of Chloracidobacterium validum harbors:
- a CDS encoding AAA family ATPase, giving the protein MEPSVQDVADFIRRQLHLVIVGQDAIIDQILIGLFAEGHVLLEGPPGTAKTLLVKTLARVIGADFNRIQFTPDLMPADVTGTNVYNTATGLFTFRRGPVFTDLLLADEINRTPPKTQAALLEAMEERQVTVDGETHRMSPLFMVLATQNPIEYEGTYPLPEAQLDRFLLKIIVDYPSLEEELQVVSNWNLGFNARRLDAVPLECLTDLSVVLHCRAAVRDVTTEEGIRRYIVDIVRGTRPPAALNLTWGASPRAAVALLLTAKVQAAMAGRTFVTPDDVKAIAAPALRHRVVLRSEAQIDGITPDEVIAEIVRRTPVPR; this is encoded by the coding sequence ATGGAACCATCTGTGCAGGATGTTGCGGATTTCATTCGGCGGCAACTGCATCTCGTCATCGTTGGCCAGGATGCCATTATTGACCAGATTCTGATTGGGTTGTTTGCCGAAGGACATGTCCTGCTGGAAGGTCCGCCTGGGACGGCCAAGACCCTGCTTGTCAAAACCCTGGCGCGCGTGATTGGCGCGGACTTCAACCGGATTCAGTTCACCCCCGACTTAATGCCGGCGGATGTGACCGGAACGAATGTGTATAACACCGCGACCGGGCTTTTTACCTTTCGCCGGGGGCCGGTTTTTACTGACTTGCTGCTGGCGGATGAAATCAATCGAACGCCACCTAAAACGCAGGCGGCTTTGCTTGAGGCCATGGAGGAGCGGCAGGTGACGGTGGATGGCGAGACGCACCGCATGTCGCCGCTGTTCATGGTGCTGGCAACGCAAAATCCGATTGAGTATGAGGGAACCTATCCGCTGCCTGAAGCTCAGCTTGACCGGTTTTTGCTGAAGATCATTGTGGATTATCCATCGCTGGAGGAAGAACTTCAGGTCGTTTCCAACTGGAACCTGGGCTTCAACGCGCGCCGGCTCGATGCCGTGCCGCTGGAGTGCCTAACGGATTTGAGCGTTGTCCTCCACTGCCGCGCGGCCGTCCGGGATGTGACGACGGAGGAAGGTATTCGGCGCTACATCGTGGACATCGTGCGGGGCACTCGTCCGCCGGCGGCGCTCAATCTGACTTGGGGAGCGAGTCCGCGGGCGGCCGTGGCGCTGTTGCTGACGGCGAAAGTGCAGGCCGCTATGGCCGGGCGAACCTTCGTGACGCCCGATGATGTCAAAGCCATCGCTGCGCCCGCGCTGCGCCACCGGGTCGTGCTGCGCTCGGAGGCCCAAATTGACGGTATCACCCCGGACGAAGTGATTGCTGAGATTGTTCGGCGAACGCCCGTGCCGCGTTAG